The Curtobacterium poinsettiae DNA segment GCGACGCCGAGCGAGCACTCGCCGGCCGGCAAGCAGCCGGTCGAGTTCGACGCGGTCGTCCGCATCGACACTCCCGGTGAGGCCGACTACTACCGCAACGGCGGCATCCTGCAGTACGTGCTCCGTTCGCTCGTCTGACCGACGGGCGCACGGGCCGCTGACGCGACCACACACCGGACGGGAGGCCCGTGGCGACACCGCCACGGGCCTCCCGTCCGTTGTCGGTCCCCGAGAATAGAGTGGGCCGACAGCCCCACGAAAGGAGCGCTCGTGAGCCTGCTCAGCAGCATCACGTTGCCGCGCGACCTGAAGCGTCTGTCCGACGCGCAGATGACCGACCTCGCCGCCGAGATCCGGCGGTTCCTGGTCGCCGAGGTCGCGAAGACCGGTGGGCACCTCGGGCCGAACCTGGGCGTCGTGGAACTGACGCTCGCGATGCACCGCGTGTTCGACTCGCCGAACGACCCGTTCGTCTTCGACACCGGGCACCAGTCGTACGTGCACAAGCTCGTCACCGGGCGCCAGGACTTCTCGAAGCTGCGCGAACGCGGCGGCATCGCCGGCTACCCGCAGCGGAGCGAGTCCGAGCACGACATCGTCGAGTCATCGCACGCGTCGTCGTCCCTGTCGTGGGCCGACGGCATCTCCCGCGCGTTCGGGCAGACCGGGCAGACCGACCGCACGGTCGTCGCGGTGGTCGGTGACGGCGCCCTCACCGGCGGCATGACGTGGGAGGCGCTCAACAACATCTCCGACGACAACGACCGCCGCCTGGTCATCGTCGTCAACGACAACGGCCGCTCGTACGCCCCGACGATCGGGGGTATGGCACGGTTCCTGAGCTCCGTGCGCACCCGGCGCGAGTACCGGGCCCTGTACGAGGGCACGCAGGCCGTGGCGGCGCGGTTCGGCGCTCCGGGTCGTGCGGTGTACCGCGGCATGCGCGGCGGCCTGCACGGCTTCCTGTCACGGCTGACGAACAACGAGGCGCTGTACTCGAACCTCGACATCAAGTACATCGGCCCGGTGAACGGGCACGACCAGCAGGCGATGGAGGCAGCACTCCGGCAGGCCAAGGAGTACGGCGCGCCCGTGATCGTGCACGCGATCACCGAGAAGGGCCACGGCTTCGAGCCCGCCCTGCGCGACCAGGCCGACCAGTTCCACGCCGTCGGGCACATCGACCCGGAGACGGGGGAGTCGCTCGACGCGGCGTCGGGTCCGTCGTGGACGTCGGTGTTCGCATCGTCCCTGGCCGAGGCCGGTGATGCGGACCCGCGGATCGTCGCCATCACGGCGGCGATGCTCCGGCCCACGGGACTGCACCTGTTCCAGGAGCAGCACCCCGACCGGGTCTACGACGTCGGGATCGCCGAGCAGCACGCCGTGACGACCGCCGCGGGCCTGGCCTACGGGGGACTGCATCCGGTCGTGGCGCTCTACGCGACGTTCCTGAACCGTGCGTTCGACCAGGTGCTGATGGACGTCGCCCTGCACCGGGCCGGCGTGACGTTCGTGCTCGACCGGGCCGGGATCACCGGTCCGGACGGCCCCTCGCACCACGGCATGTGGGACCTCGCACTGCTGCAGGTCGTGCCGGGGATCCAGATCGCGGCGCCTCGTGATGCCGCGACCCTGCGCGAGGAGTTCCGCGAGGCGATCGCCGTCGACGACGCCCCCACCGTGCTGCGGTGGTCGAAGGGCCAGGTCGGGCCGGACATCCCCGCGGTGCGCCGACTGTCCGACGGAGTGGACGTCCTGCACGAAGCCGCCGACGCCGTCGAGGACGTGTTGCTGGTGGCCGTCGGGTCGATGGTGCCGACCGCGCTCGAGGCCGCTGCGCTGCTCGAGGCGCAGGGCATCGGCGTCACCGTCGTGGACCCGCGCTGGGTGGTGCCGATCCCGACGTCGCTGATCGAGCTGTCGCGGACGCACCGACTCGTGATCACCATCGAGGACGGCGTGCGGGTCGGCGGCGTCGGGACCCGCCTGCGGCAGGACCTCCGTGCCGCGGGGGTCGACACGGGGGTGAACGAGCTCGGGTTGCCCGACGCGTTCATCGACCACGCGACCCGGTCGCAGATCCTCGCCGACGCGGGACTGACGGCGCAGGCCATCGCCCGCGACGTCATCGACCAGGTCGTCGGGACGAAGCTGCCCCAGGCGAAGCCCGCGCGCTCCCGCGAGTCGGCGGCGTCCGACCGCTGACCGCGCGGCCCGGGCCGGCCCGGGCCCGGACAGCAAAACACCGGTGTTCGCGCTCCACTCCGCGGTTTGCGGGTGTTCGGTGCGCGAACACCGGTGTTCTGCGTACTGGGCTCTAGCGGGAAGCCGGCCCCACGATCCGCGGGTCGTGGAACGTGCCGCCGAAGACACGCTCGGAGGCCCCGGAGCGGTCGAGGTACGGGCTGATCCCACCGGCCTGGAACGGGTAGCCGGCACCGAGGATGAGCCCGAGGTCGATCTCCTCGACGTGCTCGACGACCTGGTCCTCGAGCATGCGGTGCAGCTCGTCGGCCAGGGCATCCTCGAACCGGCGCTGCATCTCCGCGGCGTCCACCGGCTTCGCGTCCTTCTTGGACGGCGCGACGAGCTTCACGGCGGCGGGGTCGTACCCGGTCGCGTTGCC contains these protein-coding regions:
- the dxs gene encoding 1-deoxy-D-xylulose-5-phosphate synthase → MSLLSSITLPRDLKRLSDAQMTDLAAEIRRFLVAEVAKTGGHLGPNLGVVELTLAMHRVFDSPNDPFVFDTGHQSYVHKLVTGRQDFSKLRERGGIAGYPQRSESEHDIVESSHASSSLSWADGISRAFGQTGQTDRTVVAVVGDGALTGGMTWEALNNISDDNDRRLVIVVNDNGRSYAPTIGGMARFLSSVRTRREYRALYEGTQAVAARFGAPGRAVYRGMRGGLHGFLSRLTNNEALYSNLDIKYIGPVNGHDQQAMEAALRQAKEYGAPVIVHAITEKGHGFEPALRDQADQFHAVGHIDPETGESLDAASGPSWTSVFASSLAEAGDADPRIVAITAAMLRPTGLHLFQEQHPDRVYDVGIAEQHAVTTAAGLAYGGLHPVVALYATFLNRAFDQVLMDVALHRAGVTFVLDRAGITGPDGPSHHGMWDLALLQVVPGIQIAAPRDAATLREEFREAIAVDDAPTVLRWSKGQVGPDIPAVRRLSDGVDVLHEAADAVEDVLLVAVGSMVPTALEAAALLEAQGIGVTVVDPRWVVPIPTSLIELSRTHRLVITIEDGVRVGGVGTRLRQDLRAAGVDTGVNELGLPDAFIDHATRSQILADAGLTAQAIARDVIDQVVGTKLPQAKPARSRESAASDR